The following are encoded in a window of Allosphingosinicella indica genomic DNA:
- a CDS encoding S41 family peptidase, whose translation MTSPAAGWGNDQAALAPDTNQTVESLAKTLEDNFVFPDVAADYARMLRAKQAAGAYAALTDPAALAAALTADLQAVHPDNHLKVVPPQAAKAGEKSSPPPMPAGGLERSGWIADGVAYVEFTLFPGDKKTLDGIAAFIGNYGDARAVIIDARRHKGGGLAEMDALFPALFEAETQLVGMDTRLAVEQAMGPMAPDLPTLRRVAGPDGVVRRMHFAMGDSAKARLGKAKVFLLVSGKTGSAAEHLSLSLKRTGRATLIGEPTGGAGHYGGMMPIAAGYSVFVPVGRTFDPDTGEGWEGKGVAPDVAVPADQALLEALRLAGVADVAAAAGRFPGPTA comes from the coding sequence ATGACGTCGCCGGCGGCAGGGTGGGGCAACGATCAAGCCGCGCTCGCGCCCGATACCAATCAGACCGTGGAATCGCTGGCCAAGACACTCGAGGACAATTTCGTCTTCCCTGACGTCGCCGCGGATTATGCCCGGATGCTGCGCGCGAAACAGGCGGCTGGTGCTTATGCTGCGCTCACCGATCCCGCCGCGCTGGCCGCCGCGCTGACGGCTGATCTGCAGGCGGTACATCCGGACAATCATCTGAAAGTGGTACCGCCCCAAGCCGCGAAAGCGGGTGAGAAGTCCAGCCCTCCGCCGATGCCGGCAGGCGGGCTGGAGCGATCGGGCTGGATCGCCGACGGTGTCGCTTATGTCGAGTTCACGCTCTTTCCCGGCGACAAGAAGACGCTCGACGGCATTGCCGCCTTTATCGGCAACTACGGCGATGCGCGGGCGGTGATTATCGATGCGCGCCGTCACAAGGGCGGCGGACTGGCCGAGATGGATGCGCTTTTCCCGGCGCTCTTCGAGGCCGAAACGCAACTGGTGGGCATGGATACGCGGCTGGCGGTGGAGCAGGCGATGGGGCCGATGGCGCCCGACCTGCCGACGCTTCGCCGCGTCGCCGGGCCCGACGGGGTGGTCCGCCGCATGCATTTCGCGATGGGCGATTCCGCCAAGGCGCGGCTCGGTAAGGCCAAAGTCTTCCTGCTCGTCTCCGGCAAGACCGGATCGGCGGCGGAGCATCTCTCGCTCTCACTGAAGCGCACCGGGCGCGCCACGCTGATCGGCGAGCCGACGGGCGGCGCCGGCCATTATGGCGGGATGATGCCGATCGCGGCCGGCTATTCGGTGTTCGTGCCGGTCGGCCGCACTTTCGATCCCGACACCGGCGAAGGCTGGGAGGGGAAGGGCGTGGCGCCCGACGTTGCGGTGCCCGCCGATCAGGCGCTGCTGGAAGCGCTGCGGCTGGCTGGGGTCGCGGACGTAGCGGCTGCGGCTGGGCGTTTCCCGGGGCCGACGGCCTGA